The Meles meles chromosome 6, mMelMel3.1 paternal haplotype, whole genome shotgun sequence genome has a window encoding:
- the ABCD4 gene encoding lysosomal cobalamin transporter ABCD4 isoform X4: protein MTSITRTSASARTWNGSAGSSAAWPASSSSPPSPSSTTPTSASKGWLGPVSIFGYFILGTLVNKMLMGPIVAQLVQQEKLEGDFRFKHMQIRVNAEPAAFFRAGHVEHVRTDRRLQRLLQTQRELMTKELWLYIGVNTFDYLGSILSYVVIAIPIFSGVYGDLSPTELSTLVSKNAFVCIYLISCFSGLIDLSSTLSDVAGYTHRIGELQETLLDMSLRSRAGEIPDESEWDTDRAPEWPVAEPTDTAFLLERVSICAPASSKPLIRDLSLKISEGQSLLITGNTGTGKTSLLRVLGGLWTSTRGSVQMLTDFGPHGVLFLPQKPFFTDGTLREQVIYPLKEIYPDSGSTDDERILRFLELAGLSSLVTRTEGLDQQVDWNWYDVLSPGEMQRLSFARLFYLQPKYAVLDEATSALTEEVEGELYRIGQQLGMTFISVGHRQSLEKFHSLVLKLCGEGRWELTRIKAE, encoded by the exons ATGACGTCGATAACCC GGACCAGCGCATCAGCCAGGACGTGGAACGGTTCTGCCGGCAGCTCAGCAGCATGGCCAGCAAGCTCATCATCTCCCCCTTCACCCTCATCTACTACACCTACCAGTGCTTCCAA GGGCTGGCTCGGGCCTGTGAGCATCTTCGGGTATTTCATCCTGGGAACCCTGGTGAACAAAATGTTGATGGGGCCCATCGTGGCACAGCTGGTACAGCAGGAGAAGCTGGAGGGGGATTTTAG GTTCAAGCACATGCAGATCCGGGTGAATGCTGAGCCTGCTGCTTTTTTCAG GGCTGGGCATGTGGAGCACGTGAGGACAGACCGCAGGCTGCAGAGACTCCTTCAGACCCAGCGGGAGCTGATGACCAAGGAGCTCTGGCTGTACA TCGGCGTCAACACCTTCGACTATCTGGGCAGCATCCTGAGTTACGTTGTCATCGCCATCCCTATTTTCAGTGGTGTCTACGGAGACCTGAGCCCCACAGAGCTCAGCACTCTGGTCAGCAAG AACGCCTTCGTGTGCATTTACCTCATCAGCTGCTTCAGCGGGCTCATCGACCTCTCCAGCACCCTCTCCGATGTGGCTGGTTACACACACAG GATCGGGGAGCTTCAGGAGACCCTGCTGGACATGTCCCTGAGGTCGCGGGCTGGCGAGATCCCGGACGAGAGCGAGTGGGACACGGACAG AGCCCCAGAGTGGCCAGTCGCAGAGCCAACGGACACAGCTTTTCTCCTCGAGCGGGTCTCCATCTGCGCCCCGGCCTCCAGCAAGCCCTTAATCAGGGATCTGAGCCTGAAGATCTCCGAGGGGCAGAGCCTGCTCATCACGGGCAACACGGGCACGGGCAAGACCTCCTTGCTTCGGGTTCTCGGCGGCCTCTGGACAAGCACACGGG GCTCGGTGCAGATGCTGACGGACTTCGGACCCCATGGGGTGCTGTTCCTGCCACAAAAGCCATTCTTCACTGATGGGACCCTTCGGGAGCAG GTGATCTACCCGCTGAAGGAAATCTACCCAGACTCAG GTTCTACTGATGATGAGCGGATCCTGAGGTTCTTGGAGTTGGCAGGCCTG TCCAGTCTGGTGACGAGGACAGAGGGTCTGGACCAGCAGGTCGATTGGAACTG GTACGACGTTCTGTCCCCAGGAGAgatgcagaggctctcctttgCCCGTCTCTTCTACTTACAGCCCAAGTATGCAG TGCTCGATGAAGCCACCAGTGCCCTGACCGAGGAGGTGGAGGGCGAGCTCTACCGCATCGGCCAGCAGCTGGGCATGACCTTCATCAGCGTGGGGCATCGACAGAGCCTCGAGAAG TTTCACTCCTTGGTTCTGAAACTCTGtggagaaggaagatgggaaCTGACCAGAATCAAGGCAGAGTGA
- the ABCD4 gene encoding lysosomal cobalamin transporter ABCD4 isoform X3, translating into MLSLLLFFRAGHVEHVRTDRRLQRLLQTQRELMTKELWLYIGVNTFDYLGSILSYVVIAIPIFSGVYGDLSPTELSTLVSKNAFVCIYLISCFSGLIDLSSTLSDVAGYTHRIGELQETLLDMSLRSRAGEIPDESEWDTDRAPEWPVAEPTDTAFLLERVSICAPASSKPLIRDLSLKISEGQSLLITGNTGTGKTSLLRVLGGLWTSTRGSVQMLTDFGPHGVLFLPQKPFFTDGTLREQVIYPLKEIYPDSGSTDDERILRFLELAGLSSLVTRTEGLDQQVDWNWYDVLSPGEMQRLSFARLFYLQPKYAVLDEATSALTEEVEGELYRIGQQLGMTFISVGHRQSLEKFHSLVLKLCGEGRWELTRIKAE; encoded by the exons ATGCTGAGCCTGCTGCTTTTTT TCAGGGCTGGGCATGTGGAGCACGTGAGGACAGACCGCAGGCTGCAGAGACTCCTTCAGACCCAGCGGGAGCTGATGACCAAGGAGCTCTGGCTGTACA TCGGCGTCAACACCTTCGACTATCTGGGCAGCATCCTGAGTTACGTTGTCATCGCCATCCCTATTTTCAGTGGTGTCTACGGAGACCTGAGCCCCACAGAGCTCAGCACTCTGGTCAGCAAG AACGCCTTCGTGTGCATTTACCTCATCAGCTGCTTCAGCGGGCTCATCGACCTCTCCAGCACCCTCTCCGATGTGGCTGGTTACACACACAG GATCGGGGAGCTTCAGGAGACCCTGCTGGACATGTCCCTGAGGTCGCGGGCTGGCGAGATCCCGGACGAGAGCGAGTGGGACACGGACAG AGCCCCAGAGTGGCCAGTCGCAGAGCCAACGGACACAGCTTTTCTCCTCGAGCGGGTCTCCATCTGCGCCCCGGCCTCCAGCAAGCCCTTAATCAGGGATCTGAGCCTGAAGATCTCCGAGGGGCAGAGCCTGCTCATCACGGGCAACACGGGCACGGGCAAGACCTCCTTGCTTCGGGTTCTCGGCGGCCTCTGGACAAGCACACGGG GCTCGGTGCAGATGCTGACGGACTTCGGACCCCATGGGGTGCTGTTCCTGCCACAAAAGCCATTCTTCACTGATGGGACCCTTCGGGAGCAG GTGATCTACCCGCTGAAGGAAATCTACCCAGACTCAG GTTCTACTGATGATGAGCGGATCCTGAGGTTCTTGGAGTTGGCAGGCCTG TCCAGTCTGGTGACGAGGACAGAGGGTCTGGACCAGCAGGTCGATTGGAACTG GTACGACGTTCTGTCCCCAGGAGAgatgcagaggctctcctttgCCCGTCTCTTCTACTTACAGCCCAAGTATGCAG TGCTCGATGAAGCCACCAGTGCCCTGACCGAGGAGGTGGAGGGCGAGCTCTACCGCATCGGCCAGCAGCTGGGCATGACCTTCATCAGCGTGGGGCATCGACAGAGCCTCGAGAAG TTTCACTCCTTGGTTCTGAAACTCTGtggagaaggaagatgggaaCTGACCAGAATCAAGGCAGAGTGA
- the ABCD4 gene encoding lysosomal cobalamin transporter ABCD4 isoform X1, whose amino-acid sequence MAVPGTAAGAGARPRLDLRFLQRFLQIQKVLFPSWSSQNALMFLTLLCVTLLKQLVIYQVGLIPSQYYGVLGNKDLDGFKSLTFLAVVLIVLNSMLKSFDQFTCNLLYVSWRKDLTEHLHRFYFRGRLYYTLNVLRDDVDNPDQRISQDVERFCRQLSSMASKLIISPFTLIYYTYQCFQSTGWLGPVSIFGYFILGTLVNKMLMGPIVAQLVQQEKLEGDFRFKHMQIRVNAEPAAFFRAGHVEHVRTDRRLQRLLQTQRELMTKELWLYIGVNTFDYLGSILSYVVIAIPIFSGVYGDLSPTELSTLVSKNAFVCIYLISCFSGLIDLSSTLSDVAGYTHRIGELQETLLDMSLRSRAGEIPDESEWDTDRAPEWPVAEPTDTAFLLERVSICAPASSKPLIRDLSLKISEGQSLLITGNTGTGKTSLLRVLGGLWTSTRGSVQMLTDFGPHGVLFLPQKPFFTDGTLREQVIYPLKEIYPDSGSTDDERILRFLELAGLSSLVTRTEGLDQQVDWNWYDVLSPGEMQRLSFARLFYLQPKYAVLDEATSALTEEVEGELYRIGQQLGMTFISVGHRQSLEKFHSLVLKLCGEGRWELTRIKAE is encoded by the exons ATGGCGGTCCCGGGGACTGCGGCCGGGGCTGGCGCCAG GCCCAGGTTAGATCTGCGGTTTCTCCAGCGGTTCCTACAAATACAGAAGGTTTTGTTTCCCTCCTGGTCATCACAGAATGCCTTGATGTTCCTGACCCTATTGTGCGTCACCCTATTGA aacAACTGGTGATCTACCAGGTTGGCTTGATCCCCAGTCAGTACTATGGGGTCCTGGGAAACAAAGACTTGGATGGGTTTAAGAGCCTGACGTTCCTGGCTGTGGTGCTCATCGTTCTCAACTCCATG CTGAAGAGCTTTGACCAGTTCACCTGCAACCTGCTGTACGTGAGCTGGAGGAAGGACCTCACCGAACACCTTCACCGCTTCTACTTCCGAGGCCGCTTGTACTACACCCTCAACGTGCTGCGGGATGACGTCGATAACCC GGACCAGCGCATCAGCCAGGACGTGGAACGGTTCTGCCGGCAGCTCAGCAGCATGGCCAGCAAGCTCATCATCTCCCCCTTCACCCTCATCTACTACACCTACCAGTGCTTCCAAAG cACGGGCTGGCTCGGGCCTGTGAGCATCTTCGGGTATTTCATCCTGGGAACCCTGGTGAACAAAATGTTGATGGGGCCCATCGTGGCACAGCTGGTACAGCAGGAGAAGCTGGAGGGGGATTTTAG GTTCAAGCACATGCAGATCCGGGTGAATGCTGAGCCTGCTGCTTTTTTCAG GGCTGGGCATGTGGAGCACGTGAGGACAGACCGCAGGCTGCAGAGACTCCTTCAGACCCAGCGGGAGCTGATGACCAAGGAGCTCTGGCTGTACA TCGGCGTCAACACCTTCGACTATCTGGGCAGCATCCTGAGTTACGTTGTCATCGCCATCCCTATTTTCAGTGGTGTCTACGGAGACCTGAGCCCCACAGAGCTCAGCACTCTGGTCAGCAAG AACGCCTTCGTGTGCATTTACCTCATCAGCTGCTTCAGCGGGCTCATCGACCTCTCCAGCACCCTCTCCGATGTGGCTGGTTACACACACAG GATCGGGGAGCTTCAGGAGACCCTGCTGGACATGTCCCTGAGGTCGCGGGCTGGCGAGATCCCGGACGAGAGCGAGTGGGACACGGACAG AGCCCCAGAGTGGCCAGTCGCAGAGCCAACGGACACAGCTTTTCTCCTCGAGCGGGTCTCCATCTGCGCCCCGGCCTCCAGCAAGCCCTTAATCAGGGATCTGAGCCTGAAGATCTCCGAGGGGCAGAGCCTGCTCATCACGGGCAACACGGGCACGGGCAAGACCTCCTTGCTTCGGGTTCTCGGCGGCCTCTGGACAAGCACACGGG GCTCGGTGCAGATGCTGACGGACTTCGGACCCCATGGGGTGCTGTTCCTGCCACAAAAGCCATTCTTCACTGATGGGACCCTTCGGGAGCAG GTGATCTACCCGCTGAAGGAAATCTACCCAGACTCAG GTTCTACTGATGATGAGCGGATCCTGAGGTTCTTGGAGTTGGCAGGCCTG TCCAGTCTGGTGACGAGGACAGAGGGTCTGGACCAGCAGGTCGATTGGAACTG GTACGACGTTCTGTCCCCAGGAGAgatgcagaggctctcctttgCCCGTCTCTTCTACTTACAGCCCAAGTATGCAG TGCTCGATGAAGCCACCAGTGCCCTGACCGAGGAGGTGGAGGGCGAGCTCTACCGCATCGGCCAGCAGCTGGGCATGACCTTCATCAGCGTGGGGCATCGACAGAGCCTCGAGAAG TTTCACTCCTTGGTTCTGAAACTCTGtggagaaggaagatgggaaCTGACCAGAATCAAGGCAGAGTGA
- the ABCD4 gene encoding lysosomal cobalamin transporter ABCD4 isoform X2 produces the protein MASKLIISPFTLIYYTYQCFQSTGWLGPVSIFGYFILGTLVNKMLMGPIVAQLVQQEKLEGDFRFKHMQIRVNAEPAAFFRAGHVEHVRTDRRLQRLLQTQRELMTKELWLYIGVNTFDYLGSILSYVVIAIPIFSGVYGDLSPTELSTLVSKNAFVCIYLISCFSGLIDLSSTLSDVAGYTHRIGELQETLLDMSLRSRAGEIPDESEWDTDRAPEWPVAEPTDTAFLLERVSICAPASSKPLIRDLSLKISEGQSLLITGNTGTGKTSLLRVLGGLWTSTRGSVQMLTDFGPHGVLFLPQKPFFTDGTLREQVIYPLKEIYPDSGSTDDERILRFLELAGLSSLVTRTEGLDQQVDWNWYDVLSPGEMQRLSFARLFYLQPKYAVLDEATSALTEEVEGELYRIGQQLGMTFISVGHRQSLEKFHSLVLKLCGEGRWELTRIKAE, from the exons ATGGCCAGCAAGCTCATCATCTCCCCCTTCACCCTCATCTACTACACCTACCAGTGCTTCCAAAG cACGGGCTGGCTCGGGCCTGTGAGCATCTTCGGGTATTTCATCCTGGGAACCCTGGTGAACAAAATGTTGATGGGGCCCATCGTGGCACAGCTGGTACAGCAGGAGAAGCTGGAGGGGGATTTTAG GTTCAAGCACATGCAGATCCGGGTGAATGCTGAGCCTGCTGCTTTTTTCAG GGCTGGGCATGTGGAGCACGTGAGGACAGACCGCAGGCTGCAGAGACTCCTTCAGACCCAGCGGGAGCTGATGACCAAGGAGCTCTGGCTGTACA TCGGCGTCAACACCTTCGACTATCTGGGCAGCATCCTGAGTTACGTTGTCATCGCCATCCCTATTTTCAGTGGTGTCTACGGAGACCTGAGCCCCACAGAGCTCAGCACTCTGGTCAGCAAG AACGCCTTCGTGTGCATTTACCTCATCAGCTGCTTCAGCGGGCTCATCGACCTCTCCAGCACCCTCTCCGATGTGGCTGGTTACACACACAG GATCGGGGAGCTTCAGGAGACCCTGCTGGACATGTCCCTGAGGTCGCGGGCTGGCGAGATCCCGGACGAGAGCGAGTGGGACACGGACAG AGCCCCAGAGTGGCCAGTCGCAGAGCCAACGGACACAGCTTTTCTCCTCGAGCGGGTCTCCATCTGCGCCCCGGCCTCCAGCAAGCCCTTAATCAGGGATCTGAGCCTGAAGATCTCCGAGGGGCAGAGCCTGCTCATCACGGGCAACACGGGCACGGGCAAGACCTCCTTGCTTCGGGTTCTCGGCGGCCTCTGGACAAGCACACGGG GCTCGGTGCAGATGCTGACGGACTTCGGACCCCATGGGGTGCTGTTCCTGCCACAAAAGCCATTCTTCACTGATGGGACCCTTCGGGAGCAG GTGATCTACCCGCTGAAGGAAATCTACCCAGACTCAG GTTCTACTGATGATGAGCGGATCCTGAGGTTCTTGGAGTTGGCAGGCCTG TCCAGTCTGGTGACGAGGACAGAGGGTCTGGACCAGCAGGTCGATTGGAACTG GTACGACGTTCTGTCCCCAGGAGAgatgcagaggctctcctttgCCCGTCTCTTCTACTTACAGCCCAAGTATGCAG TGCTCGATGAAGCCACCAGTGCCCTGACCGAGGAGGTGGAGGGCGAGCTCTACCGCATCGGCCAGCAGCTGGGCATGACCTTCATCAGCGTGGGGCATCGACAGAGCCTCGAGAAG TTTCACTCCTTGGTTCTGAAACTCTGtggagaaggaagatgggaaCTGACCAGAATCAAGGCAGAGTGA